TCATTTTCTTTTTCAATATCTAAAGGATCAGGATTACTTATATCTGTTTCTATTACAACAGTTTTTATTACTTCGAACGAACCACAACCATTTCCCTGATCAGGAACAGAGTATTTAACTTCGTAGGTTGTACCTGCAACAGGTCTTATAATATCTCCTGAATTAGGATCTATAACCGTTGCATCAATTCTATCTGTCCATTCTGTTTGTCCCTGAATTCTAAAATCAAACTTTCCAAGACTAACATCTCCTGAATTAATAATTGGAGAGATTGTAACTCCTCCACAATTATTTGCCGGATAATCAAAATCAAGGGTTAAATCTTGCGTTTCGGTAACCGTATAAGGGAAAATCTCTGTATTCCCACTACAATTATCCGTTATTGAAATAAAATAATCCCCGGCGGGTACAGCTGTTGCATCTGTTACAAGTGTAGTTCCGTCAGATTCTAAAAATACTATCGGATCATATACATTAGGATCGTACCAGGCAGTTGTTGACTCTAAATTAAAAGTTTCTCCATAACATACTTCCGCTGTAGGAGGATTAATATTGTTAGGAATATCTGCCGGTGCTATTGTTACGTTAACAGTATAGTACCATGGATTTTCAACACATTTACCCTGTAAATCATATTTACCATTAACTAAATTAGGATTACCATTATCGGCCTGCTCTACCCAAACTCTATAAGTTCCAACTCCAACCGCTGAAGGATTAGATATAGGATCTCCGTTTACGTAAGTATACTTTACATTTACTATTTTCTTTAACTCAGGCTGATAAACAGGATCTTCTAAAGTTGGATTATAAGGTTCTCCCTTTGGATGCACATATGCTGTAGATGTTTTCAGGAAATCAGGTACTGTTGAAGTAATATCATACGAATTTGCAGGACAAATTTGCGCATTAACATCAGAAATAGTATCTATAACCACAAATGGAGCTGAAATATCAGCCGGCGGAGGACATGTTCCTCCCCATCCAAATATTCTCACAAGAGCAAATTGAGTATTCCCAGCTATAAAAAACAAACAACCATTTTTATCAAGTCCTAAACCTGTAACAGGTACATTTACATCATTTAATGGGAATTCTTCCTGAACTACTAACTTAATATCACTTAAATCAGACAAATCTAATTTAGCCTTATATATTTTTGATTTAACAAACCACTCTGATTTATCTGTATCTCCGGTATACTCTGAAGATGTAAAATAAAATTCCCAATCTTCACTTAAACTATGAGCCCCGTTTACTTTCGATGAAGCACTACCCGGATCCAGATATGTAAGCCAGTTATCATTCCAAATACCACCTTCTTCTTTATCTAAAGTAAGTCCGAAACCTTTAACGTAATTTTCGAAATCGCTATAAGTGTAACTATTTGGATTTTTAATAACCAAATCTCCAAGATCTACAATTAATGGATTGTTACTTTTATCAACTATCCTAATGGGGCGCGAATTCAATAAATTTCCAGGATCTGTATCAACATTTGTACTTGATGCAGGATTTACGGGTATTTGATCATCACCGGCCATTCTCAATACCTGAAGAGTTGGTATGAAGTATAACTCTCCCGGAAGGCTGTTACTGCTTCCGTCAAGTTTACTTCTCACATAAAATAAATTGCCATTATCGGAAAAAGCAGCCTGTGTTATTTGTGGATTTGTTTCCATACCTGCTGTTCCGGATGTTATCCCGTCAGCATTATCGTAACGGATTCGTCCACGCCACTGAGATGTGTGAAAATCAGGTGTACCCGGATCTTCAGGATCATAATTTATAAAAACATCATCAAATTCTACCTTCCCGTATTCAACAGTCGATAAGTTCGCAACTCTGGAAACTATTTCTTTATCCTCTGTAAACAAATTTACAATTACGTTATTATAAAATTTAAGCATGTGAACCGGATATTCGGCCACACCTCCACTATAAATAGGATCAATTCCAACCTCCAGGTCATCTCCTGCCCATGCTTTTAATATTTGCTCATTATTTCCATCCGGCATTTCAACATACATCCCATGGTTATTGTTTGCCACATAAATGTATTCTTTACCATCAACAATAAAACTATTGGTCATATCACTTTTATATGACGGACCGGTTTTCCATAATTCACTCGTTGCATTACTACCTTCCGGAGCAAAGAAAAACACTTCATAGCCCCGAGAGCCATAATCCAGATTTACTGTATATACGCCGGCCTCTACTTCTTTGCCGGTCTCTCCGGTGATACTAAGTTCTCCCGTAGTAGCGTCAATTGATACTCCTCTGCCTTCAGGTGTTACTGAAAATGTACCAACATTATTATACAATGCCGAATTCATGATATTTAATACAGAGTCGCGTGAATGATTATCCCATAACTCTAAAACATCTTCACGACAAACAAAATTTGTGGCCAAGTAAGGAATTTTAACAGAAGGACTTCCTTCCTGTTGTGTTTTAGACAATACCTTTATTCGCTCTGAAGGACTTAGCTTATATGGAAATATTGGAAGGTCCTGCCCAAAGGTATTTCCGGATGTCAGTAAGAATATTCCAACTAAATAAACAAGTAGTTTTCTTATCATATCATGAGTATTATTATGGATTTGAACAACTTAACTTTTAAAATTAATAAGCTGTCTAGTGTTTCAAAAATAGGTCAAAAGTATCTTAGACGCAAGCATTTTCCCTAAAAAAGAAAGATTTTACAGAAAATACTTGCAAATTATTAACACCTAAATATTAACTAAATACACTACATTCTTCGTCAAATTCTTGTAAATCACACAATTATACCCTTACTACTCGCGTAAGTTCTTTCTCACTTTTAAGATATGTTATAACTAAAAAAAAATACCCGGGAGCTAATTACCGGGTATATTCACTACTATTATTTTATTTATTCAAAAAAGCAATATCACCTTATCATCTCCACAAATTCCGGTTCACTGATAATTTTAACCTCTAACTTATTAGCTTTTTCCAGTTTACTCGGACCCATTTTTTCTCCTGCTACCAAAAAATCTGTCTTTTTTGATATTGAGGAGCTTATCTTACCTCCGTACTTCTCTATTTCCTTTTTTAAATCGTTTCTTGAATAATTTTCAAAAACACCTGATACAACAAAAGTCTTTCCCGATAACACATCAGAACTTCCATCAATTTCACTTTCGTCTATAACAAAATTTAAGCCATTAGCCTTTAGAACATTCAATATTTCAATATTTCTGTTATCATTAAAATACGAAATAACGCTTTCTGCAATTCTTTCCCCTATTTCATCAACTTGCACTAACTCTTCGAAAGTAGCATTACATATAGAGTCGATCGATTTAAAATACCTAGCAAGCTTCTTCGCTACCGTTTCACCTACATACCGTATCCCCAGAGCAAACAACACCTTTTCAAATTCAATATTTTTAGATGCTTCAATTCCTTCCAATAAATTGTTAACCGATTTTTCGGCCATCCTGTCTAAAGAAAGTAACTCCGTTTTTTTACTTTTCAGATCATACAGATCACCTATATTATGAATTAAGCCCACACTAAACAACAGATCTATTGTTTCTGCGCCCAAACCATCAATATCCATCGCTTTTCGCGAAATAAAATGCTCTATTTTACCTTTTATCTGCGGTGGACAATTATAAGAATTAAGACAATAATGTTGAGCTTCGTTTTCCTTACGTACCAACTCACTGCCGCACTCCGGACATGTCTCTATGTACTCTGTTTTAGAAGAATCAGTATGGCGCTTCGAAAAGTCAACTCCTATAATTTTTGGTATTATCTCCCCTCCTTTTTCAACAAATACAGTATCGCCAACCCTAATATCAAGTTTCTCTATTTGATCGGCATTATGAAGAGAAGCCCTTTTAACTACAGTACCTGCCAACTGAACAGCTTCCAGATTTGCAACAGGCGTTACAGCTCCGGTCCTTCCTACCTGATAAGTAATTTCCTTTAATACAGTAGATTTTTGCTCTGCCTTAAACTTATAGGCTATAGCCCATCGTGGAGCTTTAGCCGTGTAGCCTAACTCTTCCTGTTGTGAAAGAGAATTTACTTTTATTACTACACCATCCGTTTCATATTTTAGCTCATGTCGTTTTGTAT
This genomic window from Bacteroidota bacterium contains:
- a CDS encoding gliding motility-associated C-terminal domain-containing protein → MIRKLLVYLVGIFLLTSGNTFGQDLPIFPYKLSPSERIKVLSKTQQEGSPSVKIPYLATNFVCREDVLELWDNHSRDSVLNIMNSALYNNVGTFSVTPEGRGVSIDATTGELSITGETGKEVEAGVYTVNLDYGSRGYEVFFFAPEGSNATSELWKTGPSYKSDMTNSFIVDGKEYIYVANNNHGMYVEMPDGNNEQILKAWAGDDLEVGIDPIYSGGVAEYPVHMLKFYNNVIVNLFTEDKEIVSRVANLSTVEYGKVEFDDVFINYDPEDPGTPDFHTSQWRGRIRYDNADGITSGTAGMETNPQITQAAFSDNGNLFYVRSKLDGSSNSLPGELYFIPTLQVLRMAGDDQIPVNPASSTNVDTDPGNLLNSRPIRIVDKSNNPLIVDLGDLVIKNPNSYTYSDFENYVKGFGLTLDKEEGGIWNDNWLTYLDPGSASSKVNGAHSLSEDWEFYFTSSEYTGDTDKSEWFVKSKIYKAKLDLSDLSDIKLVVQEEFPLNDVNVPVTGLGLDKNGCLFFIAGNTQFALVRIFGWGGTCPPPADISAPFVVIDTISDVNAQICPANSYDITSTVPDFLKTSTAYVHPKGEPYNPTLEDPVYQPELKKIVNVKYTYVNGDPISNPSAVGVGTYRVWVEQADNGNPNLVNGKYDLQGKCVENPWYYTVNVTIAPADIPNNINPPTAEVCYGETFNLESTTAWYDPNVYDPIVFLESDGTTLVTDATAVPAGDYFISITDNCSGNTEIFPYTVTETQDLTLDFDYPANNCGGVTISPIINSGDVSLGKFDFRIQGQTEWTDRIDATVIDPNSGDIIRPVAGTTYEVKYSVPDQGNGCGSFEVIKTVVIETDISNPDPLDIEKENDAGVCSALVDLTKPDINEGCASVTGLTITVDGVPVNLDPLSTNEYNFPVGVSVVSYGVEDSNGNPIPFEYTVTVTDTEAPVITGMPADIIVETSYPDCESSASWTEPTASDNCTSDVEVIVTAEDKDGVSFTPINGGSFPIGINTITYTVTDEAGNTVSESFTITVNDAHPPKIDASTFPEDVGPQCEPEVTLSEVQLTESCGSGTITNDFNPEGGGDASGTYPYGQTTVVTFTVKDAQGNVTDTKTLNVTINEELIVSIDGPVNVDDGYEFDLVANVTSGTVQSYDWTTVSGSVEFVRGSATEATAHVKIEGDATIQVEVESAEGCTAIAQINITSSGDCVIPNVITPNGDGYNDVFEVPCLSKYENNHMRIYDRWGQTVFETDNYQNNWNGTNQNGDLLTGTYYYEFTSSNQPTKSGYVVVVR
- the ligA gene encoding NAD-dependent DNA ligase LigA encodes the protein MNSIESKIQALREELHQHNYNYYILDKPIVSDYEFDMKLKELQDLEEKYPEFADSNSPTQRVGGYVTKKFNTIQHRNRMYSLDNSYSYEELEDYEKRIKKLVEDEDIEYVCELKYDGASISLSYEDGKLTQALTRGDGFQGDDVTANIRTIKSIPLILHGDYPDSFDIRGEIVFPNEDFEKLNNSRIKNGEEPYANPRNLASGTLKMQDSKEVARRPLECLLYFLVGEDISVESQFDALEKARSMGFKVPEISEKFKNIEGVKGFIEKWDTKRHELKYETDGVVIKVNSLSQQEELGYTAKAPRWAIAYKFKAEQKSTVLKEITYQVGRTGAVTPVANLEAVQLAGTVVKRASLHNADQIEKLDIRVGDTVFVEKGGEIIPKIIGVDFSKRHTDSSKTEYIETCPECGSELVRKENEAQHYCLNSYNCPPQIKGKIEHFISRKAMDIDGLGAETIDLLFSVGLIHNIGDLYDLKSKKTELLSLDRMAEKSVNNLLEGIEASKNIEFEKVLFALGIRYVGETVAKKLARYFKSIDSICNATFEELVQVDEIGERIAESVISYFNDNRNIEILNVLKANGLNFVIDESEIDGSSDVLSGKTFVVSGVFENYSRNDLKKEIEKYGGKISSSISKKTDFLVAGEKMGPSKLEKANKLEVKIISEPEFVEMIR